The genomic window GCTGCTGTAGGCTGAGTGACTAACTGCGTCGCGTCGATTTTTTTCCACGTAAAGCCGCCGCGACCATCACTGGTCATGACGCTACCATCGATAGCTCCGCTGTCCATTTTAATGCGAAGCTTGCCGCTCGTGTCACTGTACTCGAAATGACTCTCGTCCACCGGGATGCGCAGCGCTAGCGGCGTATAGAGAAAGCGCTGGCGGGGATAAGTTTTTCCGGCGGCAATGACTTCGATGTAAACAGCGCTGGTCCCGTTACCAAACACTGCAGCAAGATCAGGACCCGACAGTGGGAGATCAATGGTGAAGACGCCGTTGCTTAAATTGACGCCAGGTTTAGTGATACTGCGGCCGCGCTGCGCGCCGTCAGTGGCAGCACTCCAGAAACTCACATCGATATCTACTGTGCCCTCAACGGGAGCGCCGTTGGCTTGCGTTAGGCGGCCTGAGTAATTCACGCTGAAAGTTTCTTCGCCAGTGGCCACTGTCGATGGCAAGAGAGTTGCCATAAAAAGCATGCCAAAGAGCCACGCCATTTTGCGCCATGCAGCGGCATGTGTCCTTGGTAAGCTGTTATCGCGTGTGCCCATGCAGTCGACCTTAAGGTTTCGAGAGGAGGGTGGAATGTCCCTCTTTTCCCTCAAAAACTTGGTTCGTCTGGGCTTGGGCGGATCTTTAGAATTATTTTTTAGTTCTTGTGATTTTGAGGGGTTGTATTGTGTTGATTGGGCGTGGCTATTGCTTGGTCACGTCAGGTTTCCCCTCATCTGCAAAAAAGCTTAAGTCACTTTCGTCACCGCGGCTCTCAAGCCAGAATTGACAGCTGCCGATATGTATTTACATTATGTATATACGAGGTGCCCAATGGCAAAAACCATGATTTCCATCAGATTAGAAAACTCAGTGCTCGACTGGTTTAAGGCCAATGCTCCCGAGGGATATCAAAAGAAGATCAACACTGTACTGCAGGATTATCAACAACGCTCCGTTATGCAGGCCCAAAAAAACCTTGGTCGTGCACAGCAAATTTTTCTGCAGTATCATGCACGGTGTTTTTGGCATTTGAAAAAAGATCTAGAAATTACTTCTGCGCACATACCGATCATCCAGGAGGGACTGCGCAAATTCGGTGGGCTAGAGGGGATGCGCTTAGCTGCAGAAATTAATTTGGATCTTTAATGAGATCAGTCAAAGGAATCCATTGATGCCAATCACTAAGTTTCAGAAGCAATTACTCCGTATCCTCAGGAACAACCGCAATCCGGACAGTTACGTAGCTGGCGGCGCAGCCATTAGCAGGCATCCAGAGTCTTTGAGATTCTCTGCTGACATCGATATTTTCCACGATGCAGATTTAGCCGTGATTACTGCATACGAAGCTGACCGACAAGCTTTGATTGAGGCGGGTTACACGGTTGATACTCATATTTCGCAGCCAAGCTTTTTTCGAGCAACCGTCTCCAAGGGATCAGAGCAGGTTAAGTTGGAGTGGGTACGAGATACGGCATTTCGATTTTTTCCCGTTATCGAGGACGATGACCTTGGTTATCGCCTGCACGACGTTGATTTGGCTATCAACAAGTGTTTAGCCTTAGCTAATCGTTCGGAAGTGCGTGATGCACTGGACTGCCTCGAACTAGACCGCGATGTACTGTCACTTGCCGCCACAGTATGTGCCGCATGCGGCAAAGATCCCGGATTCACGCCTGAGCTGATGTTCGAAATGATCCAAAGACATATCAATTTCAGTCCCGACGCACTTGCTGCAGAATCACTCGCCCGCCCGATCGATCCTAAAAAACTAAAAAAGGACTTACTAGCTTTAATCGACCGGTCGCGTGATGCTTGTGCCGATGTGCCACCTGCCGACCTTGGCTTTGTTTTTCTCGATAAAGCCGGGCAAGTGATTAAGGACATAAAGGGATTAGATATAAAAAAAGCTTTTCATCACTCTGGTAGCGTCAAAGGCAGCTGGCCCCGTATCTGTTCGAGGTCATGAATCCCTATGCGGACACGAGTGAACCAGCCAGTTACTATCATGATTTCCGGAGGATTAGTGTTGACCCAGCCTCTCCCTCAGCTCCCGTGCCGTCCCATGTCCCGGAGCAATTTTCAGCGCCTCATCACAGGCAGCGATGGCGGCAGCAAAATTCTGGCGCTGCGCCTGCAGACGGCAAAGATAAACCCACAGGTCTGGATCAGGATCGGCCGTTGCGACACCGTTTTGCGCGATGGCGATGGCTTCGGCTGGACGCCCTTGCATGAAAACTGCATGTGCTAGGTTGGCGTGTCCTGGCGCGTAGCGAGGATCTATGGAGATGACTTCACGCAACTCCTTAGCGGCCGTGTTGTAGTCGCCCCGCTTACTGGCGGCTCCGGCGAGATTAAAGTGTGCGCGCACGTGCTGCGGATCGATACGGATCGCTTCCTGATAGGCCGCGGTAGACTCCGTAAATTTTGCTTTCTTGTCGAGGACGGTGCCCAGGTTATACCAAACAAAAGCCGAATGAGTTGTGCGCTCCTTAGTTGCACGCCAAATGCCCTCCTCCGTGCTGTAATCTTTGGCTTCATCAAAGGTGAGGATAGCCAGGCCAATCATGACGGGTGCGGCGAGCCACCGCAACTTTGTCACCTTGGTGCTGAGTTCCCCGGTCAACGGTAGTGTGAGCGTATACGCGAGCGCTAGGACCATGCCAACGTTGGCAAAGTAAGCATAATGATCGGCAACTGTAGTGACCCGCATATACTGACTCGGCATGATCCCGATCGCCGGCAGTAGTGCTAGGGCATAGAGCGCTGCACCCAGATACATTCCCCGTAATTGGTGGCGTCGTCGGTAGATTACAACGCCAATTAGCCCTAGGCAAAGTGCTGCAGCGATGCTCGCACCTAAGCTTAAGTCCAGCGGTCTAGGTTCATGCACAAATGCTGTGTAGGTAGGGATAAAGAAGCCGCGCAGATAGGCCAACATACTTCCCGGTATGTCTACTAGTCTTGCAGCCAGCGGTTTTACATTGGAAACGGCGTGACGATTGACAAATGCAGCTAGTCCCGTGGCCAAAGATGCCGTGCCCATCATCAGGATCACTGGTGTGACGGGCTTGCGCTCGCGGCGTCCAACGAGCCATAACCATAGAGGCAAACTAACGACCGATGCTTTGGCCGCTAGGGCCAGAGTGAACACGATCACCGCGCCGATATACCGACTCTCGAAGTAGAGTAGGCTTGCCGCCAGAGCTATTAGAGTCGCGAGCAGGGTCTTACTCTGGACGATCCAAGCGACTGCTGCGACATTCTGCGGATGTACGAGAAAGGCGAGTCCAGCCAAAGCGCCTACCCAACGTGGCGCGGATCTAAAAAGACGCCACGTCAGCTGGGCGATCAGCGTAGCAACACCTGCGTGCAGTGCTACGTTGACAAGATGATAGGGCAGTGTGTTCTCGCCAAATAGGCGCCAAGCTACCCAGTACCAAGTATAGGTGAGTGGATAGTAGTCAATCTGATCGAGCCGCGTCCAGAAGAGCCACGGCGACGCAGTCGTGGTGATCCATGGGTTTTGGGTGATGTAGCCCCAATCGTCTAGGATAAGCTCGCCGCGTAGTGCTGGCGCATAAAGTGCCAGAGCGGTCACGAGATAGACCAGTGGCAAGATCGACCTACGAACTAGATGGGACATGGCGCCTATCTCCGTCTCCGCACTAGGCTCAATTGATAAATTCAGACATAATCTGAGCAGCATCTGCAACCGAGGTCAATCTAACTAGTCGGAGTCGGCTATGTATCAGCTAGTCCGTTGTGGTCTGATGTCTATTGCAATTGGCGGCAGTCTCTTGGCGTGCAAGACTACTGGGCGCAGCGGATCTGATCCCAAGGTGATTGGTGGTAGTCGCGTGGTGGCGGCACAGCCTTATATAGTCGGACTCTCGGAAGAGGTGAGTAAGGGCAGTTTTTTTTGCGGCGGCACTTATCTCGGTGGCAACGTCGTCCTCACGGCGGCTCACTGCGTGGCTAATCTCAGTGGGCAGATTTATGCATCGATCGGTGTAGCCAGCGCTGAGGCGGCTCTTAAGGCGTCGTTTATCAAGGTCGTCGGTGTTGTCGTGCATCCGGACTGGGGGCGTGTCGGGGACCGCGACGGAGACGTCGCCCTGCTTTTTCTTGATAAGACGGCGACGGGCCTACCCGCTGATCCAGGGATCGAGCTCGAACGCGTAGGCGCATTGGCTGGCGGCGAGACGCTGACCGCCATCGGTTACGGCAATATTAGTTCGATCGGCATCGTCATACCTGGCGATCTCAGGCAAACCGATCTTCAGCCCGTGGCACTAAACGACTGCCGGGCAAAGTCAACCTTCTACAAAGCCCTCTCAGAGCGCCAGATGTGTGCGGCAGGAGCCACCGACGGCCAAGATGCGTGCAACGGTGATTCTGGAGGTCCGCTTATCGTCAAGCGCGCCGGTAAGCCCGTCTTGGTTGGTGTCATCAGCTTTGGTGATGGTTGCGGTCAACGTCTGAAACCCGGTGTCTATGCACGCGTTGCTGCATTTGCTAAATGGATCGATGACACCATCGCTGCGCACAAGGCCGAGCCGGCCGTTTTGCAGGGTGGCGAACCAGCCGCCATGCTCGGGCACATGATCCAAAAATATTGCTACGCGCAAGAACCAGTGATCAATCAATCGGTGTCGACCATCGGCACCGTGACGATTCAGCGCCTTGCCAAACCCAGTGCCACCTACAAGCAGGTCGCCGATGCCGCCGAGTTTTTAGCATCGCGCCGCGACGAGGACGTCAAATCGTGGTGCCAGTTTGAGACCTTCGGTGGCGCCAAACTTGCAGTCGATGTGGTGATGTCAAAGCCGCTACTTTCATCCAAGATAAATCAGCAGCTTTTACTGAAACGCGCCGATACCGGGGCCTACTTATTTGATATTGGCGACGATGCGCGCTATGCCATTGAAAAATGCGCAATCCAGGGCCCACCGGCTATTCAGGCTGTATCCTATACGACGACGGATCAGGGGTTCTTCGTCGGGACCGATCAGGGTGTTTATAAGGGGAAATTTTCAAGTAAAGGTGCTAACGGCCTGACCGACACCCTAGAGACCTGTGGATCTGGTGGTACGGAGATTAAACTGTACAGTAGCGCCGATCATACGCTTTTGACTTTGAGACTAAAGTTAGGACGGTGGGCGAGCGAGCAGTGGGTGGAGCTCACGAAACTCCCAGATCAGCCCCAGGTCGATGCGTCCTTGGTGACTTTGGCCAGTGGACGCCATACGTTGACTTTGGCCAATCATTCGCCTGTCGGTCTCTTTAGCTGGGAGCTTAGTTGTCCCTTTGACTTCACACTCACGTCTAAAGATCACCGGACCTTTAAGGCGCGGCTGGGATCTGATCTACGCTATAACCTGCGCTTTGAGCATCCGGCTCAGTCGCTCGCACAGCTTGAGGTAGGCAAACAAATGCAGTTTGGTATGGACGCACCCTCTATAAATACCCTTGAAATATTGAGTGAGGCCGACAGTGGCTGCAAAATCAACGGATCGAGTCCCGTTATCCTCCAGTAAGGTAGATGAGCCCTATGATCGATGATCAGCAGTTGCGCGTCGCGCAGTTAGTCGCTTGCTGTTTTATGACTGGCCTGATTTGGGTCATTCAGCTCGTGCATTATCCTAGTTTTAGTTATGCGGCACGGGAGTCGTTCACGGCTTTTCATGCCTTTCATGCGACGCGGATCACCTGGATCGTCGGACCGGTGATGACGCTCGAGCTAGTCACGGCAGTGGCCCTTTGTCTCTCCGGGGCGTCGAGCCCCTTTTGGTGGCTCAATCTCGGTGGAGTGCTGGCAATTTGGGCAAGTACAGCCTTCCTAAGCGTTCCTTACCATAACCAGTTAGCTGAGGGTTTTAATGCGGAAGCAGCCAACGCTCTTGTTACCACCAACTGGCCACGGACGGTGCTTTGGACTGTGCGCATGCTTGCTATGGCGGTTGTCATGGCAAGACCTTGATACCCGCGGTCTTGGCAGGACCTTAACATGACAAAAACCGTGAGAAAAATATTGTCATGCCGGCAGCCATTGAGTAGAGCTTTTGACTCCAGCCCATGCGAGGACCCGGTATGAGCAAATACACGCAGCGCGAGGCGATCACGGTCAGTCAAATTCTACAGGCCAAGGCCGCAGGCAAGAAGATTACCTGTGTCACCTGTTACGATGCCGCTTTTGCGCGGCTCATTGAGGCCACTGGCGTCGATCTAGTGCTGGTCGGGGACAGTCTCGGCAATGTGATCTTAGGTCACGATAATACGATACCGGTTACTATCAACGACATGATCCACCACACGGCAGCCGTTGCCCGTGTGCTGAAACGCCCTTTTATTTGTGCCGACATGCCGTTCCTCAGTTACAATTTATCGGTGGAGCAGGCCCTAACCAACGCGGGCCGGCTGGTGCAAGAGGCTGGCGCTCAGGCCGTAAAGGTCGAGGGTGGAGCAGCCATCGCGCCGCAGGTCCGAGCCATGGTCCAGGCTGGGATACCCGTGATGGGCCATCTCGGACTGACGCCGCAGAGCGTCCACGCTATGGGCGGCTACCGCGTCCAAGGTCGGGGAGACGAGGCGGCTAAGCGCATCATGGATGACGCCTTGGCTTTGCAGGAGGCGGGCATATTTTCTTTGGTTTTAGAGATGGTGCCGGCGGAGCTAGCTGGGCGGATCAGCGCTGCACTTAAGATTCCGACGATTGGCATTGGGGCTGGACCCAAATGTGACGGTCAGATCCTGGTGTTGCATGATTTGCTTGGTTTTGATGAGGAGTTTAAGCCCAAGTTTTTAAAAAAGTATGCTAACTTGGGCAAGGTCGTCAAAGACGCTCTAACAGCCTACGACGAGGATGTTAAGGGCGGCACCTTCCCGGCGGCCGAGCATAGCTTTAAGGATTAGGTTTTAGGGATCAGATTTTAAAGATCAGAGCTGAGCCATTTGACTTATCGAGGCACAGCCAGCCAATTTGAGTAAAGAGTCCATGTCTACGAAACGTGATTATTACGAAATTTTGAGCGTCGAACGCACTTGCACTGAGGTCGAGATCAAGGCGGCCTACCGCAAAGCCGCCTTGAAATATCACCCGGACCGCAACCCTGGCGATCAAGAGGCAGAGATTAGGTTTAAGGAGGCTTCCGAGGCCTACGAGGTCCTAAGCGACGGCCAAAAGCGGGCGACCTACGATCGGTTCGGACATGCGGGACTCTCGGGGCAGGGCTTCCAGGGCTTTCAGGATGTTGGTGATGTATTCTCAAGTTTCGGGAGTATTTTTGAGGAGTTCTTCGGCTTTAGCGGTGGTGGTCGTCCAGGTGGTGGCCGCGGTCGCCGTGGTGCCGACCTACGTTACGACCTGACGATTGAGTTTGAGGATGCCGTCCGCGGTATCGAGAAAGAGCTAGAATTCGAGCGCGCCAACGAGTGCGACGCCTGTCATGGATCCCGTGCTGAGGAAGGTGGCAAGCAAACTTGCCGTACCTGCGGCGGTGTCGGTCAAGTCCGGCGCAGCCAAGGATTCTTTGCGATCCAAA from Deltaproteobacteria bacterium includes these protein-coding regions:
- a CDS encoding tetratricopeptide repeat protein — encoded protein: MLLRLCLNLSIEPSAETEIGAMSHLVRRSILPLVYLVTALALYAPALRGELILDDWGYITQNPWITTTASPWLFWTRLDQIDYYPLTYTWYWVAWRLFGENTLPYHLVNVALHAGVATLIAQLTWRLFRSAPRWVGALAGLAFLVHPQNVAAVAWIVQSKTLLATLIALAASLLYFESRYIGAVIVFTLALAAKASVVSLPLWLWLVGRRERKPVTPVILMMGTASLATGLAAFVNRHAVSNVKPLAARLVDIPGSMLAYLRGFFIPTYTAFVHEPRPLDLSLGASIAAALCLGLIGVVIYRRRHQLRGMYLGAALYALALLPAIGIMPSQYMRVTTVADHYAYFANVGMVLALAYTLTLPLTGELSTKVTKLRWLAAPVMIGLAILTFDEAKDYSTEEGIWRATKERTTHSAFVWYNLGTVLDKKAKFTESTAAYQEAIRIDPQHVRAHFNLAGAASKRGDYNTAAKELREVISIDPRYAPGHANLAHAVFMQGRPAEAIAIAQNGVATADPDPDLWVYLCRLQAQRQNFAAAIAACDEALKIAPGHGTARELRERLGQH
- a CDS encoding BrnA antitoxin family protein, whose translation is MTAADMYLHYVYTRCPMAKTMISIRLENSVLDWFKANAPEGYQKKINTVLQDYQQRSVMQAQKNLGRAQQIFLQYHARCFWHLKKDLEITSAHIPIIQEGLRKFGGLEGMRLAAEINLDL
- a CDS encoding serine protease, with the translated sequence MYQLVRCGLMSIAIGGSLLACKTTGRSGSDPKVIGGSRVVAAQPYIVGLSEEVSKGSFFCGGTYLGGNVVLTAAHCVANLSGQIYASIGVASAEAALKASFIKVVGVVVHPDWGRVGDRDGDVALLFLDKTATGLPADPGIELERVGALAGGETLTAIGYGNISSIGIVIPGDLRQTDLQPVALNDCRAKSTFYKALSERQMCAAGATDGQDACNGDSGGPLIVKRAGKPVLVGVISFGDGCGQRLKPGVYARVAAFAKWIDDTIAAHKAEPAVLQGGEPAAMLGHMIQKYCYAQEPVINQSVSTIGTVTIQRLAKPSATYKQVADAAEFLASRRDEDVKSWCQFETFGGAKLAVDVVMSKPLLSSKINQQLLLKRADTGAYLFDIGDDARYAIEKCAIQGPPAIQAVSYTTTDQGFFVGTDQGVYKGKFSSKGANGLTDTLETCGSGGTEIKLYSSADHTLLTLRLKLGRWASEQWVELTKLPDQPQVDASLVTLASGRHTLTLANHSPVGLFSWELSCPFDFTLTSKDHRTFKARLGSDLRYNLRFEHPAQSLAQLEVGKQMQFGMDAPSINTLEILSEADSGCKINGSSPVILQ
- the panB gene encoding 3-methyl-2-oxobutanoate hydroxymethyltransferase; the encoded protein is MSKYTQREAITVSQILQAKAAGKKITCVTCYDAAFARLIEATGVDLVLVGDSLGNVILGHDNTIPVTINDMIHHTAAVARVLKRPFICADMPFLSYNLSVEQALTNAGRLVQEAGAQAVKVEGGAAIAPQVRAMVQAGIPVMGHLGLTPQSVHAMGGYRVQGRGDEAAKRIMDDALALQEAGIFSLVLEMVPAELAGRISAALKIPTIGIGAGPKCDGQILVLHDLLGFDEEFKPKFLKKYANLGKVVKDALTAYDEDVKGGTFPAAEHSFKD